One part of the Ornithodoros turicata isolate Travis chromosome 2, ASM3712646v1, whole genome shotgun sequence genome encodes these proteins:
- the LOC135384546 gene encoding uncharacterized protein LOC135384546 produces the protein MRGERPQPNGELPSPQAWEEPSSTDGEESIEREADAVAQVCAVVTDLDSGDSATATLSRSERAEQMRSAQVVDATLAKTVRDAGNGKGGMYIQDGILYHRDKIRGRVVTQLVLPQSRRTEVLLLAHESPWGGHLGVKKTMARIKYSFYWPGIGADVKSHCTSCHGCQLRSVRRRNDRVPITPLTRPERPFQRVNVDIIGPIEPPSSRGHRYAICVVDLHTMWPEVICLRSLTAKATCEALLEVFSRTGVPEEICSDQGTNFTAALTQELLKRVGCTPRFRPLITRKATVLLKGGTGCSKICCIHIIQREQRGWDRFIPYLLWAYREVPHDTIGISPFEMLYGRTPTGPLAILKNTWTGEVDLPDTLRESPSEYLRELREELHRTAEIARVTGENQQDIYAGYYNRQAKAKEFAVWTQVLLHDSDPPSKLHPRWSGPHTVVAKERQHTYVIEDAEGKRRTMHANRSRGYHARVNQVGVVFEADDEFGEISYAPRVSTRSNTASDTLGTIKVDHLAREQQAAIGAMFSEFSDIFENHMGIAKVGEHRISLREGVTPRKSHRYRIPETLKSEVSRQVQELAAQGLVYPVESDHAHPVVCVSKKDGSVRMCGDDRALNAVTREDAFPMALPQELIMRVGRASYITTVDLRRGYWQVPLAKESQSLSTFVTHEGQFAWRVMPFGLKNAAATFQRNVNALLRDHGEYAAAYLDHIAIFSQTWGDHLKHLRAVFGALRKAGLTIAAEKCPVAQGSIPYLGRIIGSGRHAPDPEKLAAISGLKRPRDVRSALGLFGYYREYIPNYAELALPLTALTGKRVSNVVPWVKEAEKAFENLKDAFSSATALATPDPSKPYWLYTDASDYAVGACLSQVSEGREVPISFASHKLSPTQQRWATIEKEAFAIIWGLWRYDNWLYGAEVFVVSNHNPLSYLTESTPHSAKLMRWALALQRYRQIPKG, from the coding sequence ATGCGAGGCGAGAGACCGCAGCCAAACGGAGAGCTTCCGTCGCCTCAGGCTTGGGAAGAACCGTCGAGTACCGATGGGGAAGAAAGCATAGAGAGGGAAGCGGATGCGGTGGCTCAGGTTTGCGCGGTCGTCACAGATTTGGACTCGGGCGACTCTGCTACAGCCACGCTAAGTAGGTCGGAAAGAGCGGAACAGATGAGGAGCGCGCAGGTTGTCGACGCGACACTCGCCAAGACAGTTAGGGACGCGGGAAACGGCAAAGGTGGGATGTACATACAAGATGGTATTTTATACCACCGAGACAAGATTAGGGGAAGGGTGGTCACCCAACTGGTTCTCCCACAGTCGCGAAGGACTGAAGTGTTGTTGCTTGCGCATGAATCGCCCTGGGGTGGGCACCTTGGGGTCAAGAAAACAATGGCACGCATCAAGTATAGCTTTTATTGGCCCGGCATAGGGGCAGATGTCAAAAGTCATTGTACGTCGTGTCACGGTTGCCAGCTGAGATCCGTCAGGCGGAGAAACGATCGCGTACCCATAACTCCATTGACGCGACCCGAGCGGCCGTTTCAGCGTGTGAACGTTGACATCATCGGTCCGATCGAGCCGCCGTCCTCTCGTGGGCACCGCTACGCGATTTGTGTAGTAGACCTACACACTATGTGGCCAGAAGTAATTTGTTTAAGATCGCTCACTGCGAAAGCAACGTGTGAGGCGCTTCTGGAAGTGTTCAGTCGAACAGGAGTCCCGGAAGAAATATGCAGCGACCAGGGGACTAACTTTACAGCCGCTCTCACACAGGAACTCCTTAAACGAGTTGGGTGCACACCGAGGTTTCGACCCCTGATCACCCGGAAAGCAACGGTTCTGTTGAAAGGTGGAACCGGGTGTTCAAAAATATGCTGCATTCACATCATCCAGAGGGAGCAGAGAGGTTGGGACAGATTCATACCCTATTTACTGTGGGCATACAGGGAAGTCCCGCATGACACTATTGGCATATCGCCCTTCGAGATGCTATACGGTCGCACACCGACGGGTCCCTTGGCTATCCTGAAGAATACCTGGACCGGGGAGGTCGATCTGCCTGACACTTTGCGCGAATCCCCAAGTGAATACTTGCGGGAGCTCAGGGAAGAGCTTCACCGAACCGCTGAAATTGCGCGCGTGACGGGTGAAAATCAACAGGACATTTACGCAGGCTATTACAACAGACAGGCGAAAGCGAAGGAGTTCGCGGTCTGGACGCAGGTCTTGCTGCACGATTCTGACCCACCCAGTAAGTTACACCCAAGGTGGAGCGGTCCGCACACGGTGGTGGCAAAAGAAAGACAGCACACATACGTCATAGAAGACGCGGAAGGGAAACGCAGGACGATGCATGCGAATCGGTCAAGGGGATACCACGCTAGAGTGAATCAGGTCGGGGTGGTGTTCGAGGCGGACGACGAGTTCGGGGAGATCAGTTACGCACCTCGCGTATCAACGCGTTCGAATACCGCAAGCGATACCCTAGGGACCATAAAGGTTGATCACTTGGCGAGAGAACAACAAGCAGCTATTGGAGCCATGTTCTCGGAGTTCAGCGACATATTCGAAAACCATATGGGAATCGCTAAGGTGGGAGAACACCGCATAAGCTTGAGGGAAGGTGTAACACCCAGGAAATCACACAGGTACCGCATTCCCGAAACCTTGAAAAGTGAGGTAAGCCGCCAGGTACAAGAGCTGGCCGCGCAGGGTCTAGTCTACCCCGTGGAGAGCGATCACGCTCACCCGGTTGTATGCGTGTCCAAGAAGGACGGTAGCGTTCGAATGTGCGGTGACGACCGAGCATTAAACGCAGTCACGCGGGAGGACGCGTTCCCGATGGCTCTGCCGCAAGAACTAATCATGCGTGTGGGACGGGCGAGCTACATTACCACCGTAGACTTGCGCCGTGGGTATTGGCAAGTACCACTGGCCAAGGAATCGCAATCATTGTCTACCTTCGTGACGCATGAGGGACAGTTCGCGTGGCGGGTTATGCCATTCGGTTTAAAGAATGCCGCCGCGACTTTCCAACGCAATGTAAACGCACTACTGCGCGACCACGGAGAATATGCCGCCGCCTATCTCGACCACATAGCGATATTCTCGCAAACGTGGGGCGACCACCTCAAACATCTACGAGCAGTGTTTGGTGCACTGCGGAAGGCGGGACTAACGATAGCCGCCGAGAAGTGCCCCGTAGCACAGGGATCGATTCCGTACCTTGGACGTATAATTGGATCCGGACGCCATGCGCCAGATCCGGAGAAGCTGGCAGCCATCAGCGGTCTAAAGAGGCCTAGGGACGTGCGTAGCGCCTTGGGGCTGTTCGGGTATTACCGAGAATACATACCCAATTACGCGGAATTGGCCTTACCGCTGACAGCGCTGACCGGAAAAAGGGTCTCAAATGTGGTTCCGTGGGTAAAGGAGGCCGAAAAGGCGTTCGAAAATCTAAAAGACGCATTCTCATCGGCCACAGCTCTCGCAACACCAGACCCGTCTAAGCCGTACTGGCTGTACACGGATGCCTCGGATTATGCCGTCGGGGCATGCTTATCACAAGTCTCGGAGGGCAGGGAGGTCCCGATCTCGTTTGCCAGTCACAAACTCTCGCCAACCCAACAACGCTGGGCGACGATAGAAAAGGAAGCATTTGCGATCATATGGGGCCTCTGGCGTTATGACAACTGGTTGTACGGGGCGGAGGTATTCGTGGTATCGAACCACAATCCACTCTCGTATCTCACGGAAAGCACGCCTCATAGCGCGAAGCTTATGAGGTGGGCGTTGGCCCTGCAGAGATACCGTCAAATACCGAAAGGGTAA